GCCCACACCCCAAACCAGGCCATAGAGCATCGCGGCCTGTATGTAGCCTAGTATGTACTTGTCGTAATCGTCGGGATTCTCCTCAATGGCCTCGTCCAGCAACATGTCTATCAAATCAAATGTAGTTAACATACAATTAAACTCGCCCGGCTTGATGAACTGACTGCAAAAGCGCCTCACAAAAGTCAGGGACTAAAAATATGCATGATGAACGACTGGGAATCACATCTCTAGTCTGTACTCACGGGCACCAGGAGCCATTGCAGCATGTCCAGCATGTATTGGGTGTTTTCCTTATCGGCCCAGCGGGGATCGGCTTTCTGTAGCCAGGTATTTGCAAACGAGCGCCAGCCCAGAGTTGTGGGCTCCATGTAGATCATGCCACAGCGCGAGACGGTAGCTGGGGATGCCTGCGCCAGGTCCATTACCTCAAACACCATTGACATTTCATTGGACATGGTGACCACCTCGCCGCTGGTCAGGCACAGCTTCTTGTTGTCGTCCAGGACAGTATTCATGTTCTCTATCCAAACCGCGTCCACGGGACCATCAAAGATGACCTACAGAAGGATACACATAGATAAAAAGTGGCTAATGGGAAGGGATCACAATCAACCTACCCATTTTCTGTCTGGTGTCGGTGTCATGGCGAAATCTCGAAAGATTTTGGCCACCAGGCCGTCCGTCCACTCGTAGGATATGGGATCAAAGGAGCCGTACAGCTGGTTCATTGTTATGGACTTGGGATTCATTATGCCCATCTGCACGTGCTGAAAGTAGGGGCTCTTGGACGGCGCCTTTATCTTCAGTGCCGACAAGACCTTCGCCAGCACCTGCAGCGTCTTGGACTTGCCTGCCAGCGGCTCGCCGACCAGCATGAAGCCATGCCGCACGATGATCATCTCGTAGGTTTGGATGACTTTGATGAGGAAGCTGGGCGCCGGTTCCAGGATTTCCTCCTTGCAGACGCGCTGAAACTCCGCCTCCATTAGGCTGTAGTCGATGTGAGGCAGCTCGATGCCCGGAAAGATGTCCGAAATGATGCCCTCAAAGAGCGGCACATCAAACGACAGAAACTTCGGAAGATTTACATCGATCAAGCTGCGCAGCAGCAGAATGTCTTCCACCTCGTCAGGGAACTGTTTCTTAATGTTGCCGCAGGCGGAGAGCACGGTTTTTACGGCTCGCATGCCGTAATCGTAATGGTTTTGGCTGGACAACTGTTCGGAACACAGTCGGTATGTGGTCACGATTTTAACAGCCAGCTTACGGGCATCGACAAAGCCGTACGAGTAGAGCGAGATCTCCCCAATCATGGCGTAATCGGGCACCATCATGGCAACGGATCGAAAGAGCACCTTCAGATTGTCGGGCAGTTCGGAACGGCCCGCGTAGCCAGGATTCATGGTAATGCACACATAACAGGCCGGATTCAGGGTTAGCTCCGTGCCCTCGAACATAAACTTAGTCGCATTCGCGCGTACCGCCTGGATGATGAGCAGAATCTGCTGTGCCACGACGGACAGCACCTCCAGCTCGATACGATTGAACTCATCGAAGCATGCCCAGGCGCCACACGAGGCCAGTCCCTTAAAGAACTTGCCCATCGCCTTGTAGTCCAAGCCATCCGAGCAGTTGAACACCTTGCACTGCACAGCTAGCGCCTTGGCCAAATCCTTGGTTGTTTCTGTCTTGCCCGTGCCGGCGGGTCCCTCCGGAGCACCATTTAAATGTAGCTGATAGGCACCCACCAATGTGCGATAACAGCGATCCGTGAGCGGTGTGATCACCAGACGATCCGAGTTGCCCAAATACTCGTTGGCAAAGGGCACCGTCGCATTGATGATGCGCACAAGCATCGTGGAGTCCTCCCAGTAGTAGCGCATCTGGGCCAGCCACTGGAAGTCGTACTCGCTGCTGATCTTCAGCCGTATCAGCTCCTCGGTCACGTCCTTGGCATGCACATCAATTACAATCAGAGATTTGATGGTGATCCGGTTCAGATTGCTGATGACGGGCGAACGCACCAGTGTCACAATGTCATTGAGCTCCTTGGTCAGCTCCTGGAAGAAGTGGTTCATCACGGTCTGGTTACCGCCGTAGCTGCGACGCAGGCAGCTGTGCATGCGCGAGGCCCAATAGACTTGTGAGACGGCCAGCACAACCATTTGGGGCCACTCCAGCACCCACTCGTTGCGCTTCACAGTGGGATAGTGATTGAAGGAGAGCTCGCTCTCGTAGCGCACGGCCTTTAGCATTTCATCCTCGACGCCAATCAGCCATTTCTCCACGCTACCACCGGCAGCTACCGTTGATATCTGCTCTATAAACTGGACGTGCTCCTTGTCGCTGCTGAACATGGCCAGAACATTTTTGCCGGCATCGAACTCTAGTATGTTGATGCCCTCAAAGCATTTGCTGAGATGCGGCTGAACACGCAACGGATCCTTGGTCTCGGACAGAATTTCCAGCATTTCATCGTTTGCCAGGAAGAAGAAACGCGGAAAATATAAACGTTTCTTTTCCAAATAGTTGCTTACGCCCGTGGATATGTCCTCCAGCAATTCGTTGGCCTTTTGCAGAGACTCCAGCAGGCCTACTGTTGGCGCCGTCTCCATGACAAGCGGATTGCGCATAACCAGGCCCATGTTGCGGGTGTAGGTTTGTTCGACTACGGAAAAGAGGCGACCCTCCTCTGGCATCTGGGCAACAATGTCCTTGGACGAGAATATGGGCAGCAGGTACAGGTAATTGACCTGAACCTTTCCCCACTGATCCAGCGTTTCGTTGACGCGCATGATTTTCTCATACCAGGCGCGCACCTCCTCTTCGCAGGGCTTCATAAACGCCGAGCCACGCATGGCCAGCGTCTTGAGTATGTGATCATCCAGAAGCGCCTGTATGTCGTCCATGCTGGAGAGTATTGTAACACCTGTCTCCTTGTAGGGGCCGGTGGGAAAGACCTTATTCTCCCACTCTTTGATCATCAGCTGCAGATTGTTCCACAGTTGCAGCTCCTTATTGGCGCTTATGCTGATAATTTCGAACTGATCGAGTATGCCGTCGAGACCAGAATTCAGAATCTTACGCAACGTTGTGCCGGCGTCCGGCGTTATATCGAATCCTGCTATTTCCGACATCTCCTTCCAGTGGCGTTTGCGCAGTGCCGGATTGCACAGCGTGTTCACGACAAATACGCCAATGGTAAAGTCCTTGATGGACCTTATCATTGTGGCGCACAGGCGCAGTGGCACGGGATGCTTCTCCGGATCAGGATCCTCGGTTTGACCCTATAAGTacgcatttaaataattgatcCATTTGTGTGCAAGGTATTCACCTTAAATTTGCAAACGGGATCCTCAACCATGTCCTGCTTGATCTTAATGCGATAATATTTCTGATTCTTTTGAAACTCTTTCAGATAATCTTCCGTCGTCGTCTCCACGAACTTTGGCTCCAGGTACTCAAAGGGACCATCCCTCCACACGCTCAAATAGCGCTGCCATTCAATGCACAATCTGGAAGATAAAATTCACATCAGCTCCAAAAATCTTTAACTTTATTTCTACTTACTTCATCAGGTCCGCAAATGGGTAAACAAAGCCCTTGATGACTTCCAGAGTTGGGTATTCGGTTTGGTTGATTTTGAACAGTTTCTCCTCCTTGTTTATCCAGGCCACGTAGTCATCAAATGTCTTCAGCTGATCTATAAAGTTCTGGAGTATGATGTAGCACTCGCGAAACTTGTCCGGCCTGCTCATGTCATCAATGATACCCAATTTGGGCAACATTTCCTGAATGTCCGTGTTCAGCTTCTTCACGACTTCCTGTAGATGCTCCTCAAAGAGGAACTTGTAGTATTCCTGCTGCGATGCGTTATAATCGCAGATATCGTTAATGTCCTTAATCCAGTTTATGGTCTTGATGGTCAGATCGAAATGATACTTGGACATCTGAGTGAGCTCTACAATATTGGTGCCGACTTGCAGGCAATATTGAATGCGATCCGTGAGCTCTGCCAGCTTCTTCATCTTCACGTAGATCATGTAGTCGGCGCTTTCAAGCAGTTCCTCCGTGGACTTTGGTATCAAAAGAGCGCTGTCCTTAATCTTTTCGAACTCCTCGCATATCTCCTCCTCGGCTTTAATATGCTCGCTTATGATAATTGCGGTAATGTTGGCAATTAGGTTCTCGGCCATGGAACGTAGCCCCTGGATGGCCGGCTCGTTATCAATGACGGCCATCTCGAAGAAGTCCGTGGCCGGTTCGCTGCGCAGCTTGTTGATGAAATCGTAGTAGGTTTCGATGCGGGCGAAGTATTCCTCGAACTCGTGCGGCTCCTCCAGAAATTTGGCAAGCCGGTTGCGCTCGTCCGCCGAGTAGAGAGCAAAATACTTTTGACGATAGCCATTGAGGTAGTCCATCAGTTGGGTGTAGGTGTTGACAATAATTTTCTGGACTCGGTTAATGACATCCTTGACGGTGTTCTCATTCATTTCGATCTTTAGATAATCGTTCACTTGACCGTAGGTGGACAGCGAGTCCACTTGCGGCTGGAGCGCCTCCATGCGATAGCCAACCATTGAGATTTCGGTGACAATCTCGCCAAACATGCTCTGAATATTGGAAAGACTGGGCCGCATGTCCAGGCCGTCGTCCACATCGTTCCAGCCCAAAGACATGCGAAAAACGGGCATGGTGCGCGGATTAGCGCATATGCGAAACATTTCCTCAAATGTGCGCATCTTCATGTTGTTCACCTCCCGATTCATCAGCCCCTCTAGGCCGCCCCAAGCGCGCCTCCACACGTTCATGGGCATGACACGCTTGCGCATCATGCGCCGCAGTACGGACACCAGCCGACTGTACCAGGTCCAGCGCAGAAATGTGTTGACTCTATCCAATTGATTCTGTATATACTTGCGATAGAACTTGTACGACAGGGCCTCCCGTCCACAAAGacccaactgctgctgctgggcaccCATGCTGCCCACGTACTGGAAATTACAGGCCAAATCGGGTAGTTCCGCGACCGAGATGCTCAGTATGACGCGCATGGGCATCTGCAGGATTAGCAGCTTTTTGGCGATTTTACGCCGATTCTCCAGATACGTTTTGTAGTTGGCTGAGCGTCCGGGCAGGCTGGAATGGAAATCTGCATGCGGCAGATCAAACTTTGTGGGATCCTCATCGGCAAACTCTGGATGCTGCAGTATGTTCTTCATGCTATATATCTTCATGAGCCGATCGTATTCCTCGTGCACATCACCCATGTACGCCTTGACCAACTCGGGATACTTGGTTTTGAGTCGGTCCGAGGCAAAGCTTAAAATCTTTGCTTCCGTCTTGCGCAACATACGGGGCACAATGATCTTGCGCACTTCGCGGCGTAAATTGTCTATATAGTGCACCTGCGGCAGCGGTCGCatctccggctccggctcccaCGGTTTTTTTGCCACCTTCACCTTGATGTCGGCCGCCCGCTGCTTGAGGAACATATAATGTCGCCGCTCGTGCACCTCCGATATGCGGAACGTGAGCAGCGGGTTCTTCATATACGGCTCATTGTCATATTTGGTTATGTCCGAGGGGGGGCGATGCATGCGCTCCAGCTTGCGGCTATACATCTTGCAGGCCGGCTAGTTGTGCTGCGAATCATGTGcaagatataaataaattatttatgttgttGGGCCAAACGTGCAACGTCTTAACATTTGATTACAATATCCTGTTAATCGTTACTAAGGCAacttgtgtgtgcgttgttttgtttttgtattttgtcgttctatgtatgtacaaatTGTCGACTGCTGCTGAGCGTTAGACGCCATTTTGTTAGTCCCAatttgcgtatgtgtgtgtgcatttgtatttatttaattcccGATAACAATTATGATATCGATAACTGTGTCACATCTGTTAAAGGCGTTAGACGCCATTTTGAAAGTCCCACTGTGCgtatattattatgtatttatttaatccACCATAACAATTATGATATAGATATCGGTACCAATTCGATTACAAATGACATTACAGATCAGATTAACaactcctttttttttgtttttgttataagcaacaataattacaataataattttatgtatatatatatatatatttatatatatatatatatatatatatatgtgtataacaGTTGTTAAATTGCCTTCAAATATACAATATTCTAAAAAGAGAACCCCGaattatttatcaaaaaacAGCCTTAAATTTATGAAAGAAATGTGTCTGGGCGTCTGTGCTGGGGTATTCTGTCGTGGTAGGCATAAGAATAGTTTTAGGGGGCGATGGTGGGCTGTGTGCGGGGCATATGCGCATTTGAAGCACAACACGTAAAAGTTATACAATTGAATAGATTCACAATACATAATTTACTTATGAGCGTTTTGAACAATAGATTCGTATAAAAGAAATTGCACATGTTTGATTTggatgtttgtttttgtttaagtttttaGGTACGTTTAAGCGTTTTCATATCTTAattcataataattatttgatgcatgattatatatatatatttgatatatactGTAAATACTTAACATATGGTTGTGTGCGTTTGTAATTTAGGAAATTTGCATgtaaaatattccatagctTAAGGGGCAACATAACAATTGCAATAATGATTGATTTCAAGTAGTCATTGGTCGTTAATAAGTTAACATTGACGACGCtatgaatatataattatattattttaattgcttgaCAACTGCCGCTTCGTTAATAGTAGCCAAATCAGATTTTAGcaataaaaaggcaaaaatcagaaacaaattcaattgtttttagCTGTTTACTCTGAAAATAGCTACTTTCAGCTACAAAATAGTTGAATTAACGTCCTGAATGCCCTTGCACTGGTTATCCCTCGAATTGAAGTACATAATCCTTGAGCGGTCCCGGCAAATTCAAGCGATTTACATTCTGCGCCAGCTTCCTATTCATAGCTTCATAGATGGCCATCCGGGCCAGCTGCTTGAGGCTGCGCGGCCGACGATACAGCGTCGAGATCAAAGCAATCAGCTGCTCGGTTTTCTTGTGCGGTACTTGGGCTACGTAGAAATTGTGCAGAGACTTGAGGCAATTGTAGAGGGGCTCGTGCTCCATGGTCAGATAGAAGAGATGAATTATGCGTGTGTATGTCGATTGCGGATCGTTGAGTATAAATTCCTTCTTCGTTATCAGTATAATATAGTAAAAAAGCAAATAGCGTGAGTTTGTGCGAAACGAGTTGCGAAACGTGTTGTCGcccaatgcagcagcagctcctccgcctccgccgccGGCACCACCTCCGAGCGCCTCACCATAGCTGGCAATTTCGCTGGAGAAGATTGCAATGCCAGGTGTTGTCTTGCTGCTCAGCACAATATTTGGATCGGCGCCGTACTGTAtaagcgtcagcgtcagctcATATATGCATTCCATATCCTGGCAAGTTCGCACGTTCTGCACCATATCCATAACGGCCTGCAGAATGTGCTGATATGTTTTATTGCAGTCCAGGCCATgctgcagcagaagcagcagaatGTTCTTAATAAAGTCAAAGTTTGTGCGTTTCTGTGCGTCACAATTAAGCGTAAAGTTCTCGCTGACCGTAAAGACCAGCACGTGCAAGGGTTTCAAGTTCGCCCGATATGAACAGTTCGGATTGGCGCCATGCTGCAGCAATATCCGTATGCAATTGAGATAGCAGACCTTGAAAGAAACAATGCCATATagagtatgtgtgtgctggAAGAGTCTGGAATATTCACCTTCATTGAATGCGTAAAGTGATGCAGATGATCCTTGTTGATGAGtggcaccagcagcaccatTATGGGCACTGAGCCGTCGCGGCCGACAATGTTGGGATCACCTGGGGCGGAACAGCATTatataattacatttaattgcTGGTTTGGTTATAAAAAACGCACCGTCCTCTCTAATAAGCATGTTGAGCAGCTCGTAGCAGACCTCCCAGTCGCGGAGATGGCGAAATACGCAGGCCATGGCACTATTTCCAGCCTGATTAATGGATGCCTTGGCGCCGTTTTGCAGCAGAAATCTGACCAAATGCAAAACATCCCATTTGCTCCACTTGTCGTAGCCATAGCGTGCCTCCTCCAGAGCATAACGCACGATCAACGCATGCAGCGGCGTATTGCCCAGCGTGTCCGGAGCGTTAATCAGCTCCTTACAGCCCCGATCAAGCAGAATGCGCAACGTAGCCTGCGTATCCTCGGCCGACTTTCGGGCAGCAAAAATTACTTCAAATAAAAGgagtatattaaaacaaaagataCTTAATTAAGCGAGCAGTTGACTTGCCAACATGCAGCAGGGTCATCTGCTGTGTGCACGTCCGGACTGTGGTGATGGCGCCGTGTTGTATGAGCAGCTCCAGAAAGCGTCCATCGTGGAGTACCGCATGGTGTATGGGATAGTATTCGTCCATGATGAGGTTTATCTCCTCGGATCGTGTAACGACCAGCTGC
The sequence above is a segment of the Drosophila virilis strain 15010-1051.87 chromosome 3, Dvir_AGI_RSII-ME, whole genome shotgun sequence genome. Coding sequences within it:
- the LOC6636851 gene encoding ankyrin-3, translating into MGGQVSQVFRSGSALLSHRDGHKVSKATEEKIQTLFEILRANPKISLQTLESLLIQIPKNENILYIHDDCGYNILQRSVGLNHIDLTKWLLHRHRPDVNRAPCSLPLHIATLRGYEECVELLLRHGARIDADTRMCFPGAHSHNCEESGKWHSNVDDVSERLNTKLQNALCYAIDGDQYNVLSMMTQKMEEPWIPFRAKKPLLHLACERGAWNCVQQLVVTRSEEINLIMDEYYPIHHAVLHDGRFLELLIQHGAITTVRTCTQQMTLLHVVIFAARKSAEDTQATLRILLDRGCKELINAPDTLGNTPLHALIVRYALEEARYGYDKWSKWDVLHLVRFLLQNGAKASINQAGNSAMACVFRHLRDWEVCYELLNMLIREDGDPNIVGRDGSVPIMVLLVPLINKDHLHHFTHSMKVCYLNCIRILLQHGANPNCSYRANLKPLHVLVFTVSENFTLNCDAQKRTNFDFIKNILLLLLQHGLDCNKTYQHILQAVMDMVQNVRTCQDMECIYELTLTLIQYGADPNIVLSSKTTPGIAIFSSEIASYGEALGGGAGGGGGGAAAALGDNTFRNSFRTNSRYLLFYYIILITKKEFILNDPQSTYTRIIHLFYLTMEHEPLYNCLKSLHNFYVAQVPHKKTEQLIALISTLYRRPRSLKQLARMAIYEAMNRKLAQNVNRLNLPGPLKDYVLQFEG